In the genome of Impatiens glandulifera chromosome 6, dImpGla2.1, whole genome shotgun sequence, the window AACTGACTGAATAGCAACATATATACATTGCGGGGACTTGGAAAGTCTCGAACATAATTTGTGTCATCTTCTCCCTGTTGGTGTTTGGGTTGAGCGGTCGTGCTTCTGTAAGTAGAACTTCGTATTCTTAAGGAGAAACACGAAGTTCGTTGTAGAAGGTGTGATGCCAAATCTTTTCCATATCATCCCAATTGATGACAATTCCGTGCTCCATTGGGTGTTTAAGGGTAAAGCGGCCTCTCTTTTTGCCATCCATTGAACTTCATCACCAGCATATTATGTGTCTTTTTGACCCCTGCCAACCATGACTGAAAGAATAGTAATTACAAAACTGTGaaaaatatgcatttttttaatttttcttacaaCATGTTAGTTTGACAAGAGatcaaaattagtttatttagaaaaattattactttttttagaTGACTAGCTATATATAGCTAtgagataaaaattaatttatttagaaaaatgaagacatttttttaaatgactagCAACATAGTTATGTGGATAAAAATTAGTTTCTTTAGAAAAATCAAGACTTTATATGAAGATTAACTTTATGACTAGGTagataaaaattagtttaattagaaaataaataaataaaatatgaatttttatctatatgaaaattaactttacataaaaaaaaaagttggatTAATAggttaagaaattatatataataaaaaatatattttatttaaaaaagaaattaaaaatatttcacataaaaaccaaatgaaaataaatcaacaatgcaaaaataaaaaaatataaataaaaatgaacaaaaCTCTAGAATACCGATGAgatcatctaaacatgaaatGTGTTCTTCAAACCGACTAAACAACTTTTTCATAACAGAACATGGAGATCGTTACAACAATAACATTGTGAATAATTTATATCTTCATATATGGTACAATTtctctcaaacaaaataatacatCTTAAGATAACTGGAAGGAAAGATAACTGGAATGAAAGATTAATGATTAATACGAGTCTATCTCGTCGCCTCTTAGTCCACACATCCCAACCCGAATTGGTCTCCTCCATTAAGGGACCCTAAAGGACTAAACAATAAATCAAGATATTTAGTGTTCATATTCCTTACAACTTTTAGCCATAGGGAATTGCCTAGTTTACCTAATAATAATGGATCTTTATATGATTCACTGGATAACTGTTAGACCTTAGACCCAAAGAAGATTCCATAGAGTTTATGTTACAATTTGattgatataattaatgaaagtgtAATTATTTGAAGAAAGTCAAGAAACCCCTTTGAGAAATTAACACATGAAAATTGAACAAGTCTCTAATTGAAATTTAAGGATTCAGTTATAGATGATTAGTGACATTACTTATTAACAATTCTCAATATAATTCACTGGATAAAGGTTAGACTCCTGAAAAGATTCCATATTTACAttcatataatttgatttaagtataattatttGAAGAAACCTTTTATATCTGAATGAAAACAAGAATTGTTGAAGTCTCTCAAATTCTCATctataacttgaagtataaaaataagacaaaaatgaaaacaaaccGGGAGATGCCATCATAACTTGAAATCTTGAATGAGCTTAAAAACAATTTCTATGAACAATAGCTGGACCAAATTCATCATACTGCTGCTTAGTAATCCACATCTGCAacgtaaaaataaataactgattttcttacttatcattaaatgattgaaaattaataaacaaaccTTTTGAAAAACACTGAGAGAGGCCAAGATTGATCCACCAATCCAAACGCTATACTTTCTATACGGTAGAGCGACCACTTCAATCTTCATATCACCGGGAGCAAGAATAGTTAATTCCTTATTCATCCTTTCCGCAAATCCAGGAAACATGGTAGAGCCGCCAAAAAGAAAGATATTTTTACACAAATCATTTCTAACATCCACATCACACTTCATAATTGAATTGTAAACTGCTTCATGAATTCCAGGTGATTCTATCCCAATCAAGGCAGGCCTGAAGAGAATTTCCGGGCATTCAAACCTCTCTGTTCCTATTTTGATCACCTGCCCGTCGGGCAACTCGTAAGAGCTGCTGACATCGGCCGTCTTCTCCATCTCTTGGTCGTAATCCAGGGCTACGTATGCAAGCTTTTCTTTGATGTCGCGCGCTATGTCTCGTTCTGCATTATTTGTGGCGAATGGGTACACTAATCTTTCGGAAAGCATGTTCATCATTGAACCTGTTAAATCATCACCTGTCAGGTTCATCTTGAAGATTCCATCTTGGAGAAGATAGCCTTCGTAAATGGGTACTACGTGGGTCACGCCATGGCCCGAATACAATGTAAGACCTTTGTCAAAAACCAAAAAGATACATGTCATGTAAATAGTCTGAGACTCTGCTTGCAATGGAAcaacaaaccaaaaaaaaacaaacctgTTACACAACCAGTTGAGTAAAGCGCGAGAACTGACTGATTAGCAACATGCATTGCGGGTACATGGAAAGTCTCAAACATAATTTGTGCCATCTTCTCCCTGTTGGACTTTGGGTTGAGCGGTGCCTCTGTAAGCAGAACTTTGTGTTCTTCGGGAGAAACACCAAGTTCATTGTAGAATGTGTGATGCCAAATCTTTTCCATATCATCCCAATCGATGACAATTCCGTGCTCCATTGGGTAATTTATGTTAAGGATACCTCTTTTTAACAGAGCTTCATCACCAACATATGCGTCCTTTTGATCCACGCCAACCATGACACCTGTATGTGTAGGTCTGCCTATTATGCTTGGAAATATAGCATGTGGAGCGTCATATCCAGCAAAACCAGCCTGTGGATTGGATGGGAATGCAGTTTATATATATTGGGTTGGGTGAAAGAACAAGGCTTGTTGTATGTAACCCTTTTCAAAAAAGActgaaataaatttatacaaaatgtaGTATAGGAAAACCAACCTTAATAATACCAGTTCCATTGTCAAAGACGAGACGTCGATTATACTTAGCATCAGACATCTTCTATAAGACCTGTTCCGTTGTTGCAAAGATAAATATGTAATCATAAGAAAACTGCCTTCTTCTTTTACTACAGAAATAATCTTTCAACAATTAGGTTAGAACACAAAcagaaaaacaaaatcatacaaATAACCCAGACAGCTTCTACACGGATCTGCAAATAACTTGTGAAGAAATTCTCTCTTGGgagaaaattcataaataagaaaaatccATACGAAGATGAATTCGGGATCTTAATCTTCTTGTATCTTATGGAACAAATGTAAATCCAAACTAGCAATTGTATACACCCCACTTTTT includes:
- the LOC124941313 gene encoding actin-7-like isoform X2 encodes the protein MVGVDQKDAYVGDEALLKRGILNINYPMEHGIVIDWDDMEKIWHHTFYNELGVSPEEHKVLLTEAPLNPKSNREKMAQIMFETFHVPAMHVANQSVLALYSTGCVTGLTLYSGHGVTHVVPIYEGYLLQDGIFKMNLTGDDLTGSMMNMLSERLVYPFATNNAERDIARDIKEKLAYVALDYDQEMEKTADVSSSYELPDGQVIKIGTERFECPEILFRPALIGIESPGIHEAVYNSIMKCDVDVRNDLCKNIFLFGGSTMFPGFAERMNKELTILAPGDMKIEVVALPYRKYSVWIGGSILASLSVFQKMWITKQQYDEFGPAIVHRNCF
- the LOC124941313 gene encoding actin, alpha skeletal muscle-like isoform X1 translates to MTCIFLVFDKGLTLYSGHGVTHVVPIYEGYLLQDGIFKMNLTGDDLTGSMMNMLSERLVYPFATNNAERDIARDIKEKLAYVALDYDQEMEKTADVSSSYELPDGQVIKIGTERFECPEILFRPALIGIESPGIHEAVYNSIMKCDVDVRNDLCKNIFLFGGSTMFPGFAERMNKELTILAPGDMKIEVVALPYRKYSVWIGGSILASLSVFQKMWITKQQYDEFGPAIVHRNCF